A genomic stretch from Pontibacter liquoris includes:
- a CDS encoding DNA-directed RNA polymerase subunit alpha, whose translation MSILAFQMPEKVVMEKADDFHGLFEFKPLEKGYGVTIGNALRRILLSSLEGYAITSVRIPGVLHEFSSVEGVVEDISDIILNLKMVRFKKLGEVIDDRITVTISGQDTFTAGDINKFTSSFEVLNPELVICHLDKNMTLEVELVLQKGRGYVPADENKPADQVFGLIAIDAIFTPIKNVKFSVENTRVEQKTDYEKLVLDIQTDGSIHPEDALKGAANILIQHFMLFSDNTMTFETAKPEEEEVVDEELLHMRKVLKTSLQDMDLSVRAYNCLKAADIKTLGDLVQLDISDMMKFRNFGKKSLTELENLVQEKGLTFGMDLSKYKLEED comes from the coding sequence ATGTCAATATTAGCATTTCAAATGCCAGAGAAGGTTGTCATGGAAAAAGCCGACGACTTTCATGGTCTATTTGAATTCAAGCCGCTTGAAAAAGGTTACGGCGTAACCATTGGTAATGCGCTGCGCAGAATCCTGCTGTCTTCTCTGGAAGGTTATGCAATTACGAGCGTTCGCATACCTGGTGTACTGCACGAGTTTTCGTCTGTTGAAGGCGTGGTAGAGGATATTTCTGATATTATCCTTAACCTGAAGATGGTTCGCTTTAAGAAGCTGGGCGAAGTGATCGATGACAGAATCACTGTAACGATTTCTGGTCAGGATACTTTTACAGCCGGCGATATCAATAAGTTTACTTCCAGCTTTGAAGTGCTTAACCCGGAACTGGTAATTTGCCACCTGGATAAGAACATGACCCTTGAAGTGGAACTTGTACTTCAGAAAGGACGTGGTTATGTGCCTGCTGACGAGAACAAGCCTGCTGATCAGGTGTTTGGTCTCATTGCGATCGATGCCATCTTCACACCTATCAAGAATGTGAAGTTCAGTGTTGAGAACACGCGTGTAGAGCAGAAAACTGACTATGAGAAGTTGGTTCTTGACATACAGACGGACGGATCTATTCATCCGGAAGATGCCTTGAAAGGCGCTGCCAATATCCTGATCCAGCACTTCATGTTGTTCTCTGATAATACCATGACCTTCGAAACGGCTAAGCCGGAAGAAGAAGAGGTAGTAGACGAAGAACTGCTGCACATGCGCAAAGTTCTGAAAACATCGCTGCAGGACATGGACCTGTCTGTTAGAGCGTACAACTGCCTGAAAGCTGCGGATATCAAAACCCTTGGCGACCTGGTGCAGCTGGATATCTCTGACATGATGAAGTTCAGAAACTTCGGTAAGAAGTCGTTAACAGAGCTGGAGAACTTGGTTCAGGAAAAAGGTTTGACCTTCGGTATGGACCTTTCCAAGTATAAATTAGAAGAAGATTAA
- the rpsM gene encoding 30S ribosomal protein S13, translated as MARIAGVDIPDNKRGEIALTYIYGIGRNLSVSILNKAGVDLDKKVKDWTEDEASEIRNIIASDYKTEGVLRSEVQLHIKRLLDIGCYRGLRHRKGLPVRGQRTKNNSRTRKGKRKTVANKKKATK; from the coding sequence ATGGCTAGAATAGCAGGAGTAGATATTCCGGATAACAAGCGAGGCGAAATCGCCTTAACTTACATCTATGGCATCGGACGTAATCTGTCTGTATCCATTTTGAACAAAGCCGGAGTGGATCTTGACAAAAAGGTGAAAGACTGGACAGAGGATGAAGCCAGTGAGATCAGAAATATTATAGCATCTGACTATAAGACAGAAGGTGTTCTTCGCTCTGAGGTACAGCTCCACATCAAGCGTTTGCTTGACATTGGTTGCTACCGTGGCTTAAGACATCGTAAAGGTTTACCAGTTCGCGGACAGCGCACGAAGAACAACTCGCGCACCAGAAAAGGTAAGCGTAAAACTGTTGCTAACAAGAAGAAGGCTACTAAATAA
- the hscA gene encoding Fe-S protein assembly chaperone HscA produces MAKVAINLSTGALQQEEVIVGIDLGTTNSLVAYIHPEDRTPIAINDQGQGTIVPSVVHFTQTGETIVGTAAKDYLTTDPANTIYSVKRLLGKSYNDLGGHQDYFGYKVIDDNSEGLVKVRVQDKFYSPIELSAEILKELRERAEHALKTPVNRAVITVPAYFNDSQRQATRDAGKLAGLEVLRIVNEPTAAALAYGIGLDPEEEKTVAVYDLGGGTFDISILSIHQGIFEVLSTNGDTYLGGDDFDRAIINHWIQNNELIADTVNQDKHLSQELRLKAEEAKKTLSSQQVYAGTIDGKIDCHLERHTFETLIAPIVARTIESCRMAMADAKLQPEQIAAVIMVGGSTRVPMVYEAVSTFFGKQANNSLNPDEVVALGAAIQADILAGNRKDILLLDVTPLTLGIETMGGLMDSIIPRNSKVPTKAGRQYTTSIDGQVNMKISVYQGERDLVKENRKLAEFDLKGIPAMPAGFPKVDVNFILNADGILKVEAIELRSGTRQEVEVKPQYGLTDAQVEQMLLDSITHAREDVSTRMVIEARTTAEQMIYQVERFVEKNREHLTPDEIALTTANVQRLKEVLGTGDKDTILKAVDILEEQTSPFAERIMQISIKQAMAGKKIE; encoded by the coding sequence ATGGCAAAAGTTGCAATAAACCTTTCTACTGGCGCTCTTCAGCAAGAAGAGGTCATTGTAGGTATAGATTTGGGCACTACCAACAGTTTGGTGGCCTATATTCATCCTGAAGACCGTACCCCCATTGCTATAAATGACCAGGGTCAGGGCACTATTGTGCCATCGGTAGTACATTTTACGCAAACTGGCGAAACCATTGTGGGCACAGCCGCCAAAGACTACCTCACCACCGATCCAGCCAATACCATTTATTCTGTAAAGCGCCTGCTGGGAAAATCGTACAACGACCTGGGCGGCCACCAGGACTACTTTGGCTACAAAGTAATTGACGACAACAGCGAAGGACTGGTGAAGGTGCGTGTGCAGGACAAATTCTATTCGCCCATCGAGCTCTCGGCCGAGATACTGAAGGAGCTGCGCGAGCGGGCAGAACACGCCCTCAAAACACCGGTGAACCGCGCCGTGATCACCGTGCCTGCTTATTTCAACGATTCGCAGCGGCAGGCTACCCGTGATGCCGGCAAGCTGGCCGGGCTGGAGGTGCTGCGCATTGTAAATGAACCCACGGCGGCAGCGCTGGCCTATGGTATTGGCCTGGACCCGGAAGAAGAAAAGACCGTAGCCGTGTATGACCTGGGCGGCGGCACCTTCGATATTTCCATCCTGAGCATTCACCAGGGCATTTTTGAAGTGCTATCTACTAATGGCGATACTTACCTGGGAGGCGATGATTTTGACCGCGCCATCATTAACCATTGGATACAAAATAACGAGCTGATCGCAGATACGGTGAACCAGGACAAGCACCTGTCGCAGGAGCTGCGCCTGAAAGCCGAAGAGGCCAAGAAAACCCTGAGCAGTCAGCAAGTATACGCCGGCACCATCGACGGCAAGATAGACTGCCACCTGGAGCGCCATACCTTTGAGACGCTGATTGCCCCCATCGTAGCCCGCACCATCGAGAGTTGCCGCATGGCCATGGCAGATGCCAAGCTGCAGCCCGAGCAGATTGCTGCGGTGATCATGGTGGGAGGTTCTACGCGGGTGCCGATGGTGTATGAGGCCGTATCGACGTTCTTTGGCAAGCAGGCTAACAACAGCCTGAACCCGGATGAGGTAGTAGCGCTGGGCGCCGCCATTCAGGCCGATATCCTGGCCGGTAACCGCAAAGATATCCTGCTGCTGGACGTAACACCCCTTACGCTGGGCATCGAAACCATGGGCGGCCTGATGGATTCCATCATACCCCGCAATTCCAAAGTGCCGACCAAGGCTGGCCGTCAGTATACCACCTCCATCGACGGGCAGGTGAACATGAAAATATCCGTTTACCAGGGCGAACGCGACCTTGTAAAAGAAAACCGCAAGCTGGCCGAGTTCGATCTGAAAGGAATTCCGGCCATGCCGGCAGGCTTCCCGAAGGTGGACGTGAACTTTATACTTAATGCCGACGGTATTCTGAAGGTAGAAGCCATTGAGTTGCGCTCCGGTACCCGGCAGGAAGTAGAGGTGAAACCCCAGTACGGCCTGACAGATGCCCAGGTAGAGCAAATGCTGCTGGATTCCATTACGCATGCCCGCGAAGATGTATCTACCCGGATGGTAATCGAGGCCCGCACCACAGCAGAGCAGATGATCTACCAGGTTGAGCGCTTTGTGGAGAAAAATCGCGAACACCTCACACCGGACGAGATTGCGCTTACCACCGCCAATGTGCAGCGTCTGAAAGAAGTGCTGGGCACCGGTGATAAAGACACCATTCTGAAGGCAGTAGACATTCTGGAAGAACAGACCAGCCCGTTTGCCGAGCGTATCATGCAGATCTCCATCAAGCAGGCCATGGCCGGCAAAAAGATTGAATAA
- a CDS encoding Ldh family oxidoreductase — MYSYTQLFDFTQEVFLRMGCPPKDAKLAAEVLLEADLRGVDSHGVARLSGYVRLWEAGRINVAPKLRIVHETPSTATVDGDGGLGLVVAPRAMDIAIDKANQVGTGWVSVRNSNHFGIAGYHAMEALSSDMIGIAMTNASPLVAPTHSIDRMLGTNPIAVAVPTMKQPPFVADFATASAANGKLEILQRKNKKAPVGWIQTANGERSTNANELKDGGALLPLGSDKVHGSHKGYALGAIVDILSAVLSGANYGPWVPPFVSFLPVSDNPVGEGIGHFLGAMRVDAFRPADEFKEHMDKWIETFRNANVKKGEKAVLIPGDPEREMTEKRLKEGIPLLAPVERDLEALGKKFEIKL; from the coding sequence ATGTACTCTTATACCCAACTCTTTGACTTCACGCAGGAAGTTTTTCTGCGGATGGGCTGCCCGCCAAAAGATGCCAAACTGGCCGCCGAAGTATTGCTGGAGGCTGACCTGCGGGGCGTAGACTCGCACGGCGTGGCCCGCCTGAGCGGCTACGTGCGCCTGTGGGAGGCCGGCCGTATTAATGTAGCCCCGAAGCTGCGCATTGTGCACGAAACCCCAAGCACCGCCACCGTAGATGGCGACGGTGGTTTAGGGTTGGTGGTGGCCCCACGCGCCATGGACATCGCCATCGACAAAGCAAACCAGGTAGGTACCGGTTGGGTATCTGTCAGGAACTCGAACCATTTCGGTATTGCCGGCTACCACGCCATGGAAGCCCTCTCCTCAGATATGATCGGCATTGCCATGACCAACGCCTCGCCGCTGGTGGCGCCTACGCACTCTATCGACCGCATGCTGGGCACCAACCCGATCGCGGTGGCCGTGCCCACCATGAAACAGCCCCCTTTTGTAGCCGACTTTGCTACTGCCTCTGCCGCCAACGGCAAGCTGGAGATCTTGCAGCGTAAAAATAAAAAGGCGCCCGTCGGCTGGATTCAGACGGCCAACGGCGAGCGCTCGACCAATGCCAATGAGCTGAAAGACGGCGGCGCGCTGCTGCCCCTGGGGAGCGACAAAGTACACGGCAGCCACAAAGGATATGCGCTGGGCGCTATTGTGGATATTTTATCAGCTGTGCTTTCGGGTGCCAACTATGGCCCGTGGGTGCCGCCCTTCGTGAGTTTCCTGCCCGTTTCTGATAACCCGGTGGGCGAAGGCATTGGCCATTTCCTGGGTGCCATGCGGGTAGATGCTTTCCGGCCAGCCGATGAATTTAAGGAGCACATGGACAAATGGATCGAAACCTTCCGGAACGCCAACGTGAAGAAAGGCGAGAAAGCGGTGCTCATACCGGGTGATCCGGAGCGGGAAATGACTGAAAAACGCCTGAAAGAAGGTATTCCGCTGCTGGCGCCGGTAGAACGCGACCTGGAGGCGCTGGGCAAAAAGTTTGAGATCAAGCTATAA
- a CDS encoding FtsB family cell division protein, producing MLKRVPKIFRNFYLITSVLFLVWMLFFDSNDFITQYQMSKKLADLEEDKQHYLEKMEEVQKDRKELLGNPELLEKFAREKYLMKRPNEDVFIIVPKEEE from the coding sequence ATGCTGAAGCGCGTTCCTAAAATATTCCGCAATTTCTATCTGATCACGTCGGTGTTGTTTTTGGTGTGGATGCTCTTTTTTGACTCCAATGATTTTATCACGCAGTACCAGATGAGCAAAAAACTGGCAGACCTGGAAGAGGACAAGCAACATTACCTCGAAAAGATGGAGGAAGTGCAGAAGGACCGCAAAGAGCTGCTGGGTAACCCGGAACTGCTTGAGAAGTTTGCCCGCGAAAAATACCTGATGAAGCGCCCCAACGAGGACGTGTTTATTATTGTGCCCAAAGAGGAAGAATAA
- the rpsD gene encoding 30S ribosomal protein S4 produces the protein MARYTGPKSKISRRFNEEIFGPSKALKKKSYPPGMHGRGRRKKQSEYAIQLAEKQKAKFIYGVLEKQFANLFDKAHRKGGITGETLLALLESRLDNTVYRLGIAPTRRAARQLVLHKHILVNGELVNIPSYSLKPGDVVGVREKSKSLEAITTSLTVRNARQFGWLEWNAAEMAGQFMAAPQRDQIPEKIQEQLIVELYSK, from the coding sequence ATGGCAAGATATACTGGTCCTAAAAGCAAAATCTCCAGACGTTTTAACGAAGAGATTTTTGGTCCAAGCAAAGCATTAAAAAAGAAGAGCTACCCTCCCGGGATGCATGGTCGTGGCCGTCGTAAGAAGCAGTCCGAATATGCTATCCAGCTTGCGGAGAAGCAAAAAGCAAAGTTCATTTACGGTGTTTTAGAGAAGCAGTTTGCAAACCTGTTCGATAAAGCACATAGAAAAGGCGGTATTACAGGTGAAACGCTGTTGGCTCTGCTCGAGTCGCGGCTTGATAACACTGTTTACAGATTAGGTATTGCTCCAACAAGAAGAGCTGCCCGTCAGTTGGTGCTGCACAAACACATTTTGGTGAACGGTGAGTTGGTAAACATTCCATCTTATAGCCTGAAGCCAGGAGATGTGGTTGGTGTTCGGGAGAAATCAAAATCTCTTGAAGCTATTACTACCAGCCTTACCGTGCGTAATGCACGTCAGTTTGGTTGGTTAGAGTGGAACGCGGCTGAAATGGCCGGTCAGTTTATGGCTGCACCACAGCGCGATCAGATCCCTGAGAAGATCCAGGAGCAGCTCATCGTCGAGCTTTACTCTAAGTAA
- the infA gene encoding translation initiation factor IF-1: MAKQSSIEQDGIIIEALSNAMFRVELENGHQVVAHISGKMRMHYIKILPGDRVKLEMSPYDLTKGRIVYRYK, translated from the coding sequence ATGGCGAAACAGTCATCTATCGAACAAGACGGAATAATTATTGAAGCCCTTTCGAATGCCATGTTCCGTGTGGAGCTTGAAAATGGTCATCAGGTGGTAGCACACATTTCCGGGAAAATGCGGATGCATTATATTAAGATCCTGCCCGGAGACAGAGTGAAACTCGAAATGTCGCCCTATGATTTGACTAAAGGCAGAATTGTTTATCGGTATAAATAA
- the carA gene encoding glutamine-hydrolyzing carbamoyl-phosphate synthase small subunit, with translation MKKHTSTDAILLLNDGTVFTGKSLGRIGTTGGELCFNTGMTGYQEIFTDPSYYGQLVVTTFSHIGNYGVQADEVESDRIQINGLVCKEFSHHFSRHTAKGSLQEYFDKAGIVGICEIDTRALVRHIRDKGAMNAIISSEITDIEELRRKLEEVPSMEGLELSSHVSTQAEYDMQPEEVKYRVAVLDLGVKRNSLNNLVQRGCAVKVFPYHTPFEEMEKWNPDGYFISNGPGDPAATTVAINSVKQILEKSKPMFGICMGHQMLAQANGIATYKMHNGHRGLNHPVKNLITGRSEITSQNHGFVVDAQQLQQHPQVEVTHINLNDNTIEGIRMKGKPAFSVQYHPESSPGPHDSTYLFDDFVALLEQNK, from the coding sequence ATGAAAAAGCATACATCAACAGACGCGATCCTGTTATTAAACGACGGCACCGTATTTACGGGCAAAAGCCTGGGGCGAATTGGTACCACAGGAGGAGAGCTCTGTTTTAATACAGGTATGACCGGTTACCAGGAGATTTTTACCGATCCTTCTTATTACGGTCAGCTGGTGGTTACTACCTTTTCCCATATCGGCAACTATGGTGTACAGGCCGATGAAGTGGAATCAGACAGGATACAGATCAATGGCCTTGTTTGTAAGGAGTTTTCCCACCATTTTTCACGCCATACTGCCAAAGGCTCCCTGCAGGAATACTTCGATAAGGCAGGCATAGTAGGCATCTGTGAGATCGATACACGTGCCTTGGTGCGTCATATCCGTGATAAAGGGGCCATGAACGCCATAATTTCTTCTGAGATTACCGATATTGAGGAGCTGCGCCGTAAATTAGAGGAAGTTCCCTCAATGGAAGGCCTGGAGCTATCGTCGCATGTGAGTACACAGGCCGAATATGACATGCAGCCGGAAGAGGTGAAGTATAGGGTGGCCGTATTGGATTTGGGCGTAAAGCGCAACAGCCTCAACAACCTGGTGCAGCGCGGTTGTGCCGTAAAGGTATTCCCGTATCATACGCCTTTTGAAGAAATGGAGAAGTGGAACCCGGATGGCTATTTTATTTCGAACGGACCCGGTGATCCGGCGGCTACCACGGTTGCCATTAACAGCGTAAAGCAAATTCTGGAGAAAAGTAAGCCGATGTTCGGCATTTGTATGGGGCACCAGATGCTGGCCCAGGCCAATGGCATTGCCACTTACAAAATGCACAACGGCCACCGGGGGCTGAACCATCCGGTAAAGAACCTGATCACCGGCCGGAGCGAGATCACATCGCAGAACCATGGGTTTGTGGTGGATGCCCAACAACTGCAGCAGCACCCGCAGGTAGAGGTTACCCATATCAACCTGAACGATAATACCATCGAAGGTATCCGCATGAAAGGCAAACCGGCTTTCTCGGTGCAATACCATCCGGAGTCATCACCGGGGCCGCACGATTCCACGTACCTCTTTGATGACTTTGTGGCCCTGCTGGAACAAAACAAATAA
- a CDS encoding GNAT family N-acetyltransferase, with product MKHILETERLWLREFNLGDKEFVIALLNSPGWLQFIGDRNVKTDEQAAHYLENGPLKSYRENGYGLYLVEQKADNCAIGMCGIINRNYLDSPDIGFAFLPDFNGKGYAFEIASATMVYAKDTLHLPKIAAITVSENARSIRLIEKIGLTFSKPIHLPGSTEVVWLYTT from the coding sequence ATGAAGCACATTTTAGAAACAGAAAGACTCTGGCTCAGGGAATTTAACCTCGGCGACAAGGAATTTGTCATCGCCCTGTTGAACAGCCCCGGTTGGCTGCAGTTTATAGGGGATAGGAATGTAAAAACCGACGAACAGGCTGCTCACTACCTTGAAAATGGCCCGCTTAAAAGCTATCGGGAGAACGGGTATGGGTTATACCTGGTAGAACAGAAGGCCGATAACTGCGCCATTGGCATGTGCGGGATCATAAACCGGAACTACCTGGACAGCCCCGACATCGGTTTTGCTTTTTTGCCTGATTTTAACGGAAAAGGCTACGCTTTTGAAATAGCCAGCGCCACCATGGTGTATGCAAAAGACACCCTGCATCTTCCGAAAATAGCAGCTATAACTGTTTCCGAAAATGCCCGCTCCATTCGGCTAATAGAAAAAATTGGGCTTACCTTTAGCAAGCCGATCCACTTGCCCGGCAGTACGGAAGTAGTGTGGTTATACACAACCTGA
- the rplQ gene encoding 50S ribosomal protein L17 — MRHGKKINHLGRTASHRKAMLSNLAASLILHKRVSTTVAKAKALRKYVEPLLTKAKNDTTHSRRTVFAYLQNKESLKELFDEVAAKIANRPGGYTRILKTGYRLGDNAEMCVLELVDYNEDMLTTTGTAAAGAKKSRRRGGKKTSAETAAPAAAAPAAPAPEAPAATETSKDETNDAQ; from the coding sequence ATGAGACACGGTAAAAAAATAAATCACTTAGGAAGAACTGCTTCACACCGTAAGGCAATGTTGTCCAACCTGGCAGCATCCCTTATCCTGCACAAGCGGGTTTCTACTACAGTAGCAAAAGCTAAAGCCCTGCGCAAGTATGTAGAGCCTCTGCTTACAAAAGCCAAAAACGATACAACGCACTCAAGAAGAACGGTGTTTGCTTACCTGCAAAACAAAGAGTCTTTAAAAGAGCTGTTCGACGAGGTTGCTGCTAAGATCGCTAACAGACCGGGTGGTTATACCCGTATCCTGAAGACTGGTTACAGACTGGGTGACAACGCAGAAATGTGTGTACTTGAGTTAGTAGACTACAACGAGGATATGCTGACAACAACTGGTACAGCTGCTGCTGGTGCCAAGAAGTCACGCCGTCGTGGTGGTAAGAAAACTTCAGCTGAAACAGCTGCTCCAGCCGCTGCAGCTCCTGCTGCGCCAGCTCCGGAAGCACCTGCTGCTACTGAAACTTCTAAAGACGAGACAAACGATGCGCAATAA
- the rpsK gene encoding 30S ribosomal protein S11, producing the protein MAQKRKDKAKKRVVVVESTGQVHIKASFNNIIISITNNAGQVISWASAGKMGFKGSKKNTPYAAQMAASDCAKVAHDLGMRKAEVFVKGPGAGRESAIRTVQNSGIEVTTIKDVTPLPHNGCRPPKRRRV; encoded by the coding sequence ATGGCTCAGAAAAGAAAAGATAAGGCTAAAAAGCGTGTCGTAGTTGTTGAATCAACTGGTCAAGTACACATTAAAGCTTCTTTCAACAATATCATTATCTCAATAACCAACAATGCAGGTCAGGTAATTTCTTGGGCTTCTGCTGGTAAAATGGGTTTTAAAGGTTCTAAAAAGAACACTCCTTACGCTGCACAGATGGCAGCTTCAGATTGCGCTAAAGTAGCCCATGACCTGGGTATGCGTAAAGCTGAAGTTTTTGTTAAAGGCCCTGGCGCAGGTAGAGAGTCCGCTATCCGTACTGTGCAAAACTCTGGAATCGAAGTAACAACTATTAAAGATGTTACCCCGCTTCCTCACAACGGATGTCGTCCTCCTAAACGCAGAAGAGTTTAA
- the eno gene encoding phosphopyruvate hydratase, whose translation MSLITDIKARQIFDSRGNPTIEVDVVTETGVLGRAAVPSGASTGVHEAVELRDNDKSKYMGKGVLQAVKNVNDKIAEEIVGFPVYEQNLIDKIMIELDGTENKSNLGANAILGVSLAVARAAAQELNMPIYRYVGGVSANTLPVPMMNILNGGSHADNSIDFQEFMIMPVGAASFSDALRMGTEVFHHLKNVLKKKGLSTNVGDEGGFAPNIASNEEAIQVVLQAIETAGYKPGDDFMIAMDAASSEFYDAATGHYHFKKSTGDKLTSSEMVSFWADWVRKYPIISIEDGMAEDDWDGWKQQTTAIGDKVQLVGDDLFVTNVNRLQRGIDEKIANAILIKVNQIGTLTETISAINLGRRHGYKSVMSHRSGETEDSTIADLAVALNTGQIKTGSASRSDRMAKYNQLLRIEEELGEVAYFPGKKF comes from the coding sequence ATGAGCTTAATAACTGATATTAAAGCCCGCCAGATCTTCGATTCAAGAGGAAATCCGACGATAGAAGTAGATGTTGTAACTGAAACAGGTGTCCTGGGCCGCGCTGCGGTACCGTCCGGTGCTTCCACGGGTGTGCACGAAGCCGTAGAGCTGCGTGACAACGACAAGAGCAAGTACATGGGCAAAGGTGTACTGCAAGCTGTCAAGAACGTGAATGATAAGATTGCCGAAGAGATAGTAGGCTTTCCGGTATATGAGCAAAACCTGATCGACAAGATCATGATCGAGCTCGATGGCACGGAGAATAAAAGCAACCTGGGCGCAAACGCCATACTTGGTGTGTCGCTGGCAGTAGCCCGCGCAGCCGCACAGGAACTGAACATGCCTATCTACCGCTATGTAGGTGGTGTGAGCGCCAATACCCTGCCGGTGCCGATGATGAACATCCTCAACGGCGGCAGCCATGCCGATAACTCCATCGACTTCCAGGAATTCATGATTATGCCGGTTGGCGCTGCTTCTTTCTCCGATGCATTGCGAATGGGCACGGAGGTTTTCCACCACCTGAAGAACGTGCTGAAGAAAAAAGGCCTTTCTACCAACGTGGGAGATGAAGGTGGTTTTGCTCCTAACATCGCTTCCAACGAAGAAGCCATTCAGGTAGTGCTGCAGGCCATCGAAACAGCCGGCTACAAACCAGGCGACGACTTTATGATCGCCATGGATGCGGCCAGCTCCGAGTTCTACGATGCGGCTACCGGCCATTATCATTTCAAGAAATCAACAGGCGATAAGCTGACGTCTTCTGAAATGGTGAGCTTCTGGGCTGACTGGGTGCGCAAGTATCCGATCATCTCTATTGAAGATGGTATGGCTGAAGACGACTGGGATGGCTGGAAGCAGCAGACCACAGCGATTGGTGATAAAGTACAGTTGGTAGGCGACGACCTGTTCGTAACGAATGTGAACCGTTTGCAGCGTGGTATAGATGAGAAAATCGCTAACGCGATCCTGATCAAAGTGAACCAGATTGGTACGCTTACTGAAACCATTAGCGCCATTAACCTGGGCCGCCGCCATGGGTATAAAAGCGTGATGAGCCACCGTTCCGGCGAGACAGAGGACAGCACGATTGCAGACCTGGCTGTTGCCTTGAACACCGGCCAGATCAAAACCGGTTCGGCTTCCCGTTCAGACCGCATGGCCAAGTATAACCAGTTGCTCCGCATCGAAGAGGAACTGGGCGAAGTGGCTTATTTCCCGGGCAAGAAGTTCTAA
- the ykgO gene encoding type B 50S ribosomal protein L36, whose product MKVKASVKKRSADCKVIRRKGKLYVINKKNPRYKQRQG is encoded by the coding sequence ATGAAAGTTAAAGCATCAGTAAAGAAGAGAAGTGCTGATTGTAAAGTGATCCGCCGCAAGGGGAAGCTTTATGTAATCAACAAAAAAAACCCAAGGTATAAACAAAGACAAGGTTAA
- a CDS encoding Ppx/GppA phosphatase family protein, which yields MTNRLALIDMGTNTFHLLVTEVNEQGQLRDLYKTQVPVRLGQGGISNGNIAPEAYERALKTLNDFRKVIDELGAETVRAMATSMVRNAANGEDFVKDIYKQTDIRVEVIDGAREAELIYYGVRFAGVLNEQTALVMDIGGGSVEFILCNNREIFWKRSFEIGAQRLMDQFFTADPIPAASIAAEKAYLAGKLQPLTEAVAMYKPTILVGSSGTFDTICDIHALRKGDTSRQQSIPLATTLSIADYYQIHHELLTKNHQERLAIPGMLAMRVDMIVLASIAVDFVLEKYDLQEIRVSAYALKEGVLQQMLAEDTL from the coding sequence ATGACCAACCGCCTTGCACTCATCGACATGGGCACCAATACGTTTCACCTGCTGGTTACCGAGGTAAACGAGCAGGGGCAGCTGCGCGACCTGTATAAAACCCAGGTACCGGTACGTTTAGGGCAGGGCGGCATCAGCAACGGCAACATTGCCCCCGAGGCCTACGAACGCGCTCTGAAAACGCTGAACGATTTCCGGAAGGTGATTGATGAACTTGGTGCTGAGACTGTACGGGCCATGGCGACCAGCATGGTGCGCAACGCTGCCAACGGCGAAGATTTTGTGAAGGATATCTACAAGCAAACCGACATACGCGTGGAGGTAATAGACGGCGCTCGCGAAGCCGAGCTGATCTACTATGGCGTGCGCTTTGCCGGGGTGCTAAACGAGCAAACGGCCCTGGTGATGGATATTGGGGGCGGCAGCGTGGAGTTTATACTTTGCAACAACCGGGAGATCTTCTGGAAACGCAGCTTCGAGATCGGAGCCCAGCGCCTGATGGACCAGTTCTTTACCGCCGACCCGATACCCGCCGCCAGTATAGCCGCCGAAAAAGCCTATTTAGCCGGGAAACTACAACCCCTGACGGAAGCCGTAGCAATGTATAAACCCACCATACTAGTAGGCTCCTCCGGCACGTTCGACACCATTTGCGACATCCATGCGCTGCGCAAAGGCGACACCTCGCGGCAGCAAAGTATACCGCTGGCCACTACCCTAAGTATAGCGGATTATTACCAGATCCACCACGAGCTGCTCACCAAAAATCACCAGGAGCGGCTTGCCATCCCCGGCATGCTGGCCATGCGCGTGGACATGATCGTGCTGGCAAGTATAGCGGTAGATTTTGTGTTGGAGAAGTATGATCTGCAGGAAATCCGCGTGTCGGCATACGCCCTGAAGGAAGGGGTGTTGCAGCAAATGCTGGCTGAAGATACCCTATAA